A window of Dorea formicigenerans contains these coding sequences:
- a CDS encoding AAA family ATPase: MKKRIITISREFGSGGRFIGEEAAKKLGIAYYDKNIINEIAEKSGLSPEYVQESAELSPKKGLFAYAFAGRDITGKSIEDIVYETQRKVILELADRESCVIIGRNADYILKDRDDVLNVFIHGDMPEKTQRIMNLYNVGEKEAVKMMADTDKRRMTNYNFYTEQKWGKASNYTLSLNSSQLGYNRCEKIIMECI, translated from the coding sequence ATGAAAAAAAGAATTATTACAATCAGCAGAGAATTTGGAAGTGGCGGACGTTTTATCGGAGAAGAAGCAGCGAAGAAACTTGGGATTGCTTATTATGATAAAAATATCATTAATGAGATTGCAGAGAAGTCTGGTTTATCTCCGGAATATGTCCAGGAAAGTGCAGAATTATCTCCGAAGAAAGGATTATTTGCATATGCATTTGCCGGACGTGATATCACAGGAAAATCCATAGAAGATATAGTGTATGAGACACAGAGAAAGGTTATTTTAGAACTGGCTGATAGGGAATCTTGTGTAATTATCGGAAGAAATGCAGATTATATCCTGAAGGATCGGGATGATGTATTGAACGTATTTATCCATGGGGATATGCCGGAAAAAACACAGCGTATTATGAACTTATATAATGTAGGAGAGAAGGAGGCTGTCAAAATGATGGCAGATACAGATAAAAGGCGTATGACAAATTATAATTTTTATACAGAGCAGAAATGGGGAAAAGCCAGCAACTATACGTTGAGTCTGAACAGCTCGCAGCTTGGATATAACAGATGTGAGAAGATTATTATGGAGTGTATTTGA
- a CDS encoding MATE family efflux transporter produces the protein MAESNKMKEMPVNKLMVQMGIPMILSMALQAVYNIVDSAFVGNMREGSEAALNALTLVFPVQMLMVAVGIGTGVGTNALLARTLGQGNSKKAAKVAGNSLFLGVIIYVVCLLFGIFGVKAYISSQTVDAEVLEMGVSYLRICCVISFGIIFFSLFEKLLQATGRSLYSTIGQVVGAVVNIILDPIMIYGIGPCPEMGVKGAAYATVIGQVASAVLLLIFHIKLNKEFEHGAKYMKPDGGIIKEIYTIGLPAIIAQALMSIMVYVMNLILKFNPSAQTAYGLFYKVQQFVLFLAFGLRDAITPIIAFAYGMRSKKRIQDGIKYGLIYTVILMILGIVITEIFPGGFATLFNAGPSREYFIGAMRIISVSFLFAGINIAYQGIYQALNGGVESLVISLLRQLIIILPLAGIFSVFARNGQMTVSLIWWAFPITEIISCFVGYVFLKRISKNKVDVLN, from the coding sequence ATGGCGGAAAGCAACAAGATGAAGGAGATGCCGGTGAATAAGCTGATGGTCCAGATGGGAATCCCGATGATTTTATCCATGGCATTGCAGGCAGTCTATAACATAGTAGACAGTGCATTTGTGGGAAATATGAGAGAGGGAAGTGAAGCAGCATTAAATGCTTTGACACTGGTATTTCCGGTGCAGATGCTTATGGTGGCAGTGGGGATTGGAACCGGTGTAGGAACCAATGCACTTCTTGCAAGGACACTTGGACAGGGAAATAGTAAAAAAGCTGCAAAGGTAGCAGGAAACAGTCTGTTTCTGGGAGTGATTATTTATGTGGTCTGCTTATTGTTTGGTATCTTTGGGGTGAAAGCATATATTTCATCGCAGACAGTAGATGCAGAAGTATTGGAGATGGGAGTCAGCTATCTGAGGATATGCTGCGTAATCTCTTTTGGTATTATTTTCTTTTCTTTATTTGAAAAGTTATTACAGGCAACAGGACGTTCTCTTTATTCCACGATTGGACAGGTGGTTGGCGCAGTTGTAAATATCATCCTTGATCCGATCATGATCTACGGTATTGGCCCCTGCCCGGAAATGGGAGTGAAAGGAGCGGCTTATGCAACTGTAATTGGTCAGGTAGCATCCGCGGTATTACTGCTCATTTTTCATATCAAATTAAATAAGGAATTCGAGCATGGGGCGAAATACATGAAGCCGGATGGCGGAATTATCAAGGAGATCTATACAATCGGACTTCCGGCAATCATTGCACAGGCACTGATGTCCATTATGGTTTATGTCATGAATCTGATTCTGAAATTCAATCCGTCAGCACAGACAGCTTATGGATTATTTTATAAAGTTCAGCAGTTTGTACTGTTTCTTGCTTTCGGTCTGCGAGATGCGATCACTCCGATCATTGCATTTGCTTATGGAATGAGAAGCAAAAAGAGAATTCAGGATGGAATCAAATATGGTCTGATCTATACGGTTATATTAATGATTCTGGGAATTGTAATTACAGAGATTTTTCCAGGGGGATTTGCAACGCTGTTTAATGCAGGGCCGTCCAGAGAATATTTTATCGGAGCAATGAGGATAATCTCAGTAAGCTTCTTGTTTGCCGGAATCAATATTGCTTATCAAGGCATTTATCAGGCATTGAATGGTGGTGTGGAATCACTGGTTATTTCGCTTCTGAGACAGCTTATTATTATTCTGCCGCTGGCTGGAATTTTTTCCGTGTTTGCCAGAAATGGTCAGATGACAGTTTCGCTGATCTGGTGGGCATTTCCGATTACTGAAATTATTTCATGCTTTGTAGGATATGTGTTCTTGAAGAGAATCAGTAAAAATAAAGTTGATGTTTTGAATTAA
- a CDS encoding AAA family ATPase codes for MIYLSSFKLSERKVNNPNIYPYNVFRDKYIEPFVFIPITVFYGNNGSGKSTLLNIIANCLQLKGKEYATSNSFGSVDYCDSFSSECLYTFGEDDYGNTIKKIPGNSRYIKSEDILYEIKKIQQKQILSDGMEYDYVKRGMSLLEAKTFLTSKEGRKQEEYIKFAQEKYSNGETSMQYFEEYLQPDALYLLDEPEVSLSPANQVMLAEEINKMARLLGCQFIIATHSPFMLGTLNAQIYNLDTEEYDIAKWSDLDNVRYFYNFFKKHEDEFKENHL; via the coding sequence ATGATATATTTAAGTAGTTTTAAGTTAAGTGAAAGAAAAGTAAACAATCCTAACATTTATCCCTACAATGTATTCCGGGATAAGTATATTGAACCATTTGTTTTTATACCTATCACTGTTTTTTATGGGAATAATGGCTCAGGTAAATCAACACTCTTAAATATTATAGCCAATTGCTTACAACTAAAAGGAAAAGAATACGCAACAAGTAATTCATTTGGAAGTGTCGATTACTGTGATTCGTTTTCCAGCGAATGCTTGTATACTTTTGGGGAAGATGACTATGGAAATACAATAAAAAAAATACCGGGAAACAGCCGGTATATTAAAAGTGAAGATATATTGTATGAGATTAAAAAGATACAACAAAAGCAGATATTATCAGATGGCATGGAGTATGATTATGTTAAGAGAGGCATGTCTTTACTTGAAGCAAAGACATTTTTAACATCCAAAGAAGGGAGAAAGCAGGAAGAATATATAAAATTTGCACAGGAAAAATATTCTAACGGAGAGACATCAATGCAATATTTTGAGGAATATTTACAACCGGATGCATTATATTTATTAGATGAACCAGAAGTATCGCTTTCACCTGCGAATCAGGTTATGCTAGCAGAGGAAATTAATAAAATGGCAAGGTTGTTAGGATGCCAGTTTATTATTGCAACGCATTCGCCATTTATGCTTGGAACATTAAATGCCCAAATATACAATCTTGATACGGAAGAGTATGATATTGCAAAATGGAGTGATTTGGATAATGTGCGATACTTTTATAATTTCTTCAAAAAACATGAGGATGAATTTAAAGAAAATCATCTATAA
- a CDS encoding class I adenylate-forming enzyme family protein: MISQTDRQTDRQTDRQTEHELTGYPSIDKPWLKYYGEEVLHRLLPEGSMYDYLTSCNADRMDEAALNYFGKKVTHRQMQEKIDACARALLAYGVRAGDAVSLCALAMLEAVYLLYAINKIGAIANMLVMNATEAEIHEKLAVTKSKVVITVDLALEKIVQASKETSVKHIIGVSLAESMPCVIGTLYKWKSKVKKENCILFSEFLKAGQGKKIDCQEIKGDAPAVIAYTGGTTGKAKGVLLSNRAANAIAFQYKYADKVLDFQNGERFLDIIPPFLAYGLFFGVHMALCTCLEDVLCPDPAPERLPKLFTKYRPNHLSGGPLHMEAMTKDRKIQKMNLSFAKTVAYGGDGMNQEWEDEMSKFLKSHQASYGLMKGYGMTEMAGPVCTSNHKFPVMLPFFCNNIKILDIDTGEELGYDQEGEICVSGPSMMMEYYKNPEATREIIFEENGTRWLRTGDLGHVTKEGYFRLTGRLKRILWSIGADKTPSRVYPMEIENVLSRHSAVDKCAVVGRINGEKGYLVIAYVTLKSKDTGDNVEKELRQLCRQELKENSWPFEYHFVEKLPTTGAGKIDFRTLEKWAKNSDSF; this comes from the coding sequence ATGATTTCGCAGACAGACAGACAGACAGACAGACAGACAGACAGACAGACAGAGCATGAGCTGACGGGGTATCCGTCTATCGATAAACCGTGGCTGAAATATTATGGAGAAGAGGTTCTGCATCGTCTATTGCCGGAAGGTTCGATGTATGATTATCTGACTTCCTGCAATGCAGACCGGATGGATGAGGCTGCTTTAAATTACTTTGGAAAAAAGGTTACGCACCGGCAAATGCAGGAGAAGATTGATGCATGTGCGAGAGCATTACTAGCGTATGGAGTTCGCGCTGGTGATGCAGTAAGTCTTTGTGCTCTGGCAATGCTAGAGGCTGTGTATCTGCTTTATGCAATCAATAAAATCGGAGCAATCGCTAATATGCTTGTGATGAATGCAACGGAAGCGGAGATTCATGAGAAGTTAGCCGTAACGAAGAGTAAAGTTGTGATTACGGTTGATCTGGCATTGGAAAAGATTGTACAGGCATCAAAGGAAACATCTGTAAAACACATCATAGGTGTTTCACTGGCAGAATCTATGCCATGTGTAATCGGTACGCTTTATAAGTGGAAATCAAAAGTAAAGAAGGAAAATTGCATTTTATTTTCAGAATTTCTAAAGGCAGGTCAAGGAAAGAAGATAGATTGTCAGGAAATAAAAGGAGATGCACCTGCAGTGATTGCATATACAGGAGGGACAACCGGCAAGGCAAAAGGTGTACTGTTGTCAAACCGTGCAGCGAATGCGATAGCATTTCAATACAAATATGCAGATAAAGTGCTGGACTTTCAAAATGGAGAACGTTTTTTAGATATCATTCCGCCTTTCTTAGCCTATGGTTTATTTTTTGGGGTACATATGGCACTATGTACATGTCTTGAGGATGTTCTTTGCCCAGATCCGGCACCAGAACGATTGCCGAAACTTTTTACAAAATATAGACCAAATCATCTAAGCGGAGGTCCATTGCATATGGAGGCAATGACAAAAGATAGAAAGATACAAAAAATGAATCTTTCTTTTGCCAAGACGGTTGCTTACGGTGGTGACGGGATGAATCAAGAATGGGAAGATGAGATGTCAAAGTTCTTGAAAAGTCATCAGGCTTCGTATGGACTGATGAAAGGTTATGGAATGACGGAAATGGCAGGACCTGTATGTACAAGCAATCATAAATTCCCTGTCATGCTTCCATTTTTCTGTAACAATATTAAGATATTAGACATTGATACGGGCGAGGAACTTGGATATGATCAGGAAGGTGAGATCTGTGTCAGCGGTCCGAGTATGATGATGGAATACTATAAGAATCCGGAAGCTACAAGAGAAATCATTTTCGAAGAGAACGGAACAAGATGGCTTCGAACCGGAGATTTGGGACATGTGACAAAAGAAGGATATTTCCGACTGACCGGAAGACTGAAGAGAATCTTGTGGTCGATCGGAGCAGATAAGACACCGTCAAGAGTTTATCCGATGGAGATTGAAAATGTATTGAGCAGGCATTCTGCTGTGGATAAATGTGCGGTAGTAGGAAGAATCAATGGTGAAAAAGGTTATCTTGTGATTGCCTATGTGACATTGAAATCCAAAGATACCGGAGACAATGTGGAAAAAGAATTAAGACAGCTCTGTAGACAGGAGCTGAAAGAAAACTCCTGGCCTTTTGAATATCACTTTGTAGAGAAACTGCCGACAACAGGAGCAGGAAAGATTGACTTCCGGACACTGGAGAAGTGGGCGAAAAACTCAGATTCTTTTTAA
- a CDS encoding 1-acyl-sn-glycerol-3-phosphate acyltransferase, with translation MKHYKNLFINQLNTKDVDHFTTDTGLFLRRKTNGAFRKLCNIFTNATIIREDTPDYASDEEYYGNLKPDRIPLSYYPLSTKKNANNIVVERYPKLDKEESYIFVGSHVCPEDIETMLNVIDRNAYLILGSVETLRYNPEAYLSWLNGMIVFDILNPEERSALPAKMERVLQKQSILIFPEGSHNYDLNRLIKPLYDGPVNLALKTGKKIVPVALVKDYENNVAYLDVGNPIDVRNLDLNIQDYYPGKEESEKYRIKSMSSYVRDHMATAVYHMMERHLVPMKRNEYGDMGHYFVDFYVMDTYRKLNWKHDVFEAEYLTKKTDEEREYEAVVRTLSGLRLKKNVLKETNLNSREYIQKELDFDKKNVAENLRRYFYEKVV, from the coding sequence ATGAAACATTATAAAAATTTATTTATCAACCAACTGAATACAAAAGATGTAGACCATTTTACCACTGACACTGGTCTTTTCCTGAGACGAAAGACAAACGGAGCTTTTCGTAAACTATGCAATATTTTTACAAATGCAACGATTATAAGGGAAGATACACCGGATTACGCCAGTGATGAAGAGTATTACGGAAATCTGAAACCAGACAGAATACCTTTATCGTATTACCCACTGTCAACGAAAAAGAATGCCAACAATATTGTTGTCGAGCGATATCCCAAGCTGGATAAAGAGGAAAGCTATATTTTCGTAGGAAGTCATGTCTGCCCGGAAGACATTGAAACTATGTTGAATGTTATTGACAGAAATGCATATCTGATATTAGGCTCGGTAGAAACTTTAAGATACAATCCTGAGGCGTACTTGTCCTGGTTAAATGGCATGATTGTATTTGACATTCTTAATCCAGAGGAAAGAAGTGCGCTTCCGGCAAAAATGGAGAGGGTATTACAGAAACAAAGCATTCTGATATTCCCAGAGGGTTCGCACAATTATGATTTAAACAGATTGATTAAACCACTCTATGACGGTCCGGTGAATCTGGCATTAAAGACCGGAAAAAAGATTGTTCCGGTTGCCCTGGTAAAAGATTATGAGAATAACGTGGCATATCTGGATGTCGGGAATCCGATAGATGTAAGAAATCTTGATTTGAACATACAGGATTATTATCCGGGAAAAGAAGAGAGTGAAAAATATCGGATAAAATCCATGAGCAGCTATGTACGGGATCATATGGCAACAGCAGTTTACCATATGATGGAACGTCATCTTGTCCCGATGAAAAGAAATGAATATGGAGATATGGGACACTATTTTGTGGATTTTTATGTGATGGATACATATCGTAAGCTGAATTGGAAACACGATGTATTTGAAGCAGAATATCTGACCAAGAAAACGGACGAAGAGCGGGAATATGAAGCAGTCGTAAGAACACTGAGTGGTTTACGACTAAAGAAAAATGTCCTGAAGGAAACCAACTTGAACAGCAGGGAATATATCCAGAAGGAATTGGATTTCGACAAGAAAAATGTAGCAGAGAATTTGAGACGATATTTTTATGAAAAAGTAGTTTGA
- a CDS encoding class I adenylate-forming enzyme family protein codes for MPECTVLQYIKNKNTNNLNGIALNYFGNKITYREFFENIDKVAKAFYAIGIRKGDIVTIASLHTPETIYIIYGLNKIGAVANMVYLTLSANEIIENIKSTDSKAFIYFAMIQEKGRIIEKKFPDIKTIILDVSDSMPWYLKYPYRLKNKKDILGKTYRFKNFLSLGEGVVAKEMLYTKNAPAVIVYTSGTTGIPKGVVLSNDNLNAVAEQYSYTTFDFRMNDIFMDMIPPFLGFGISIGIHLPLALGMESALWIDIEPNKVVQAFNRIKPRHFVSGPVIVKAMLENNIKDMKFLSTFAGGGESLSIEQEKKVNSFLHDKGYGGNYVTGYGMTECCATVCTGMPGIYKEGTLGIPLPKVNVKIVNPKDGQEQKYDEVGEVCFHAPNIMSGYFKNPKETDNIIKTHADNKKWIHTGDLGSVDQEGFLTFHGRIKKIYLTKGSDNNVYKLFPMQIENELIKNEEVLECGTIVVPDQEKIHVAIAFVRVKVGLEKEAVRGKILEFARAHLPEHAIPKKIMLIEKMPYTQSNKIDYKKLEEKYQKENR; via the coding sequence TTGCCGGAGTGTACAGTTTTACAATATATAAAAAATAAGAATACGAATAATCTGAATGGCATAGCATTAAATTACTTTGGAAATAAAATAACATATCGAGAGTTCTTTGAAAATATTGATAAAGTGGCGAAAGCTTTTTATGCAATAGGAATAAGAAAAGGAGATATTGTCACGATTGCTTCCTTGCATACTCCGGAAACGATTTATATAATTTATGGTTTAAATAAGATTGGCGCAGTTGCTAATATGGTATATCTTACATTATCTGCAAATGAAATAATTGAGAATATAAAAAGCACAGATTCCAAGGCATTTATTTATTTTGCAATGATTCAGGAAAAGGGAAGAATAATTGAAAAAAAGTTTCCCGATATTAAAACAATTATACTGGATGTATCAGACAGTATGCCATGGTATTTGAAATACCCATATAGATTAAAGAATAAAAAGGATATTTTGGGGAAAACATACCGTTTTAAGAATTTCTTGTCTTTGGGAGAAGGTGTCGTTGCAAAAGAAATGTTATACACTAAAAATGCTCCGGCTGTCATTGTATATACAAGTGGAACAACTGGAATTCCTAAAGGTGTGGTGTTAAGCAATGACAATTTAAATGCAGTTGCAGAGCAGTATTCGTATACAACATTTGATTTCAGAATGAATGATATATTTATGGATATGATACCGCCATTTTTGGGGTTTGGAATTAGTATTGGAATTCACTTGCCATTAGCTCTGGGAATGGAATCAGCCCTTTGGATTGATATTGAACCCAATAAAGTAGTTCAGGCGTTTAATAGAATAAAGCCTCGACATTTCGTGTCTGGTCCGGTAATTGTAAAGGCGATGTTGGAGAATAATATCAAGGATATGAAATTCCTTTCAACATTTGCGGGCGGCGGGGAATCGCTCTCTATAGAGCAAGAAAAGAAAGTCAATTCATTTTTACACGATAAAGGATATGGTGGGAACTATGTGACGGGATATGGAATGACTGAGTGCTGTGCTACGGTCTGTACAGGAATGCCGGGGATCTATAAAGAGGGAACTTTAGGCATTCCATTGCCAAAAGTAAATGTAAAAATTGTAAACCCTAAAGATGGACAAGAGCAGAAATACGATGAAGTGGGAGAAGTTTGTTTCCACGCACCGAATATTATGTCTGGATATTTTAAGAATCCAAAAGAAACAGACAATATTATAAAAACACATGCAGATAACAAGAAATGGATACACACAGGTGACCTGGGCAGCGTAGATCAAGAAGGCTTTTTGACCTTTCATGGAAGAATTAAGAAAATTTATCTGACCAAAGGAAGTGATAACAATGTATATAAGTTATTCCCAATGCAAATCGAAAATGAATTGATAAAAAATGAAGAGGTACTTGAATGTGGAACGATAGTTGTGCCAGATCAAGAAAAAATTCATGTTGCAATTGCATTTGTTCGGGTGAAAGTTGGTTTAGAAAAGGAAGCTGTAAGAGGAAAAATCTTGGAATTTGCGAGGGCTCATTTGCCAGAGCATGCCATTCCTAAAAAGATTATGCTGATTGAAAAAATGCCTTACACACAAAGCAATAAGATTGATTATAAAAAACTTGAAGAAAAATATCAGAAAGAAAACAGATGA
- a CDS encoding HD domain-containing protein — MINKLHLAMIELYKGDAKRIQHFCKVHSYAKLIAETENVDEKCLFTIEAAALTHDIGIHFCEEKYGNCNGKLQEKEGPAIAEKLLGELGFDQDVSNRVQYLIAHHHTYDNINEIDYQILVEADFLVNIMEDGLSKEAAIKAYHSIFKTTCGKMICREMFDIGVR; from the coding sequence ATGATAAATAAATTACATTTGGCAATGATTGAATTATATAAAGGAGATGCAAAGAGAATTCAACATTTCTGTAAAGTGCATAGCTATGCAAAATTGATAGCAGAAACGGAGAATGTAGATGAGAAATGTTTATTTACCATTGAAGCAGCTGCTTTGACACATGATATTGGAATTCATTTCTGTGAAGAAAAATATGGAAATTGCAATGGAAAATTACAAGAAAAAGAAGGCCCGGCAATCGCAGAAAAGCTACTCGGAGAATTAGGATTTGATCAAGATGTATCTAATCGGGTTCAGTATCTGATCGCACATCATCATACTTATGATAACATTAATGAAATTGATTATCAAATATTAGTAGAAGCTGATTTCCTGGTTAATATTATGGAGGATGGTTTATCGAAGGAAGCAGCTATAAAAGCCTATCATAGTATTTTCAAAACAACATGTGGAAAAATGATTTGCAGGGAGATGTTTGATATTGGCGTCAGATAG
- a CDS encoding Crp/Fnr family transcriptional regulator, protein MILEKYLPILKNSSFFKGLTDDEILSILHCVEATAVSKERDSYIFRAADSTEVMGLVVSGCVLVIQEDLWGHRNILSKCHAGDFFGEPYAASPGAVLNISVVADEDCEIIFLNIQRLLVTCPTACEHHQKLIRNLVSVLANKILLLNDKITHVCKRTTRDKLLSYLSAESIRHSSLSFDIPFDRQQLADYLCIDRAAMSTEISKLQKEGFIKTNRNHFELTVF, encoded by the coding sequence ATGATTTTGGAAAAATATTTACCGATTCTAAAAAACAGTTCATTTTTTAAAGGTCTTACGGATGACGAGATATTATCTATCTTGCATTGTGTAGAGGCAACAGCAGTTTCAAAAGAGAGAGATTCTTATATTTTCAGAGCAGCAGATTCTACAGAAGTAATGGGACTCGTGGTGTCAGGCTGTGTTCTTGTGATTCAGGAAGACTTATGGGGACATCGGAATATTTTATCAAAATGCCATGCCGGCGATTTTTTTGGAGAACCGTATGCAGCAAGCCCGGGGGCTGTTCTGAATATCAGTGTGGTAGCAGATGAGGATTGTGAGATTATTTTCCTAAATATCCAGAGGCTGCTGGTCACTTGTCCAACTGCATGCGAGCATCATCAGAAGCTGATCCGCAACCTGGTCAGTGTCCTGGCAAATAAGATACTGCTCCTGAACGATAAGATCACACATGTTTGCAAGCGAACGACAAGGGATAAACTATTATCATATCTGTCTGCAGAGTCCATCAGACATTCGTCTTTGTCCTTTGATATTCCTTTTGACCGGCAGCAACTGGCGGATTATCTTTGTATTGATAGAGCAGCAATGTCTACAGAGATATCAAAGTTACAAAAAGAAGGTTTTATAAAAACAAATCGAAATCATTTTGAATTGACTGTTTTTTAA
- a CDS encoding 4Fe-4S binding protein — protein sequence MIRKIIRIDKEKCNGCGACATACHEGAIDIINGKAELVREHFCDGLGDCLPECPTGAISFEEREAPAYDEEAVKEAQKKIAVQKQAMPPHTGCPGSKIMQIRRTETPKSEEPSSAADSVSKLQNWPVQIKLAPVSAPYFNNAKLLIAADCTAYAYASFHQDFIRNKVTLIGCPKLDQVDYSEKLTAIIQNNNIQSVTIVRMEVPCCGGLEMAAKKALQNSGKFIPWQVVTISIDGNIME from the coding sequence ATGATAAGAAAGATTATTCGAATCGATAAAGAAAAATGTAATGGATGTGGTGCCTGTGCAACTGCCTGTCACGAAGGTGCCATTGACATCATTAACGGAAAAGCAGAATTGGTAAGAGAACATTTCTGTGACGGACTTGGTGATTGTCTCCCGGAATGTCCTACCGGTGCCATTTCATTTGAAGAAAGAGAAGCACCTGCATATGATGAAGAAGCTGTGAAAGAAGCACAGAAAAAAATCGCCGTTCAAAAACAGGCAATGCCTCCTCACACCGGCTGTCCGGGATCTAAAATCATGCAGATCCGACGAACAGAAACACCAAAGTCTGAAGAACCATCTTCAGCTGCAGATTCAGTATCAAAACTTCAGAACTGGCCGGTACAGATTAAACTGGCTCCAGTCAGTGCACCTTATTTTAACAATGCAAAGCTTTTAATTGCAGCCGATTGTACTGCTTATGCTTACGCAAGCTTTCATCAGGATTTTATTCGGAATAAGGTAACATTAATTGGCTGTCCGAAATTAGATCAGGTGGATTATAGCGAGAAACTGACTGCAATCATTCAAAATAACAACATTCAAAGTGTAACCATCGTGAGAATGGAAGTTCCATGCTGCGGCGGTCTGGAAATGGCTGCCAAAAAGGCTCTTCAAAACAGCGGAAAATTTATTCCCTGGCAGGTTGTAACGATAAGTATTGATGGAAACATTATGGAATAA
- a CDS encoding response regulator, giving the protein MPFKMWNAFAEDTQKALSVGMNGHVAKPIQVDKLLSTLVEIMMKQ; this is encoded by the coding sequence GTGCCGTTTAAGATGTGGAATGCGTTCGCAGAGGACACACAAAAGGCTCTTTCTGTTGGAATGAATGGTCATGTAGCAAAGCCGATCCAGGTTGATAAGCTGCTGTCGACATTAGTAGAAATTATGATGAAACAATAA
- a CDS encoding methylated-DNA--[protein]-cysteine S-methyltransferase, with amino-acid sequence MRTREEVLQYALSFPNVYEERPFRDQGWQLVRVKGSKKTFLWIYERNGYVNLNVKVDPQWRDFWRSTYASVIAGYHQNKEHWNTIILDGSIPENEIQRMISESYDLITDSPTKRIYEAVKKIPKGHVATYGKVAELAGDAKMARAVGNALHKNPDPEHIPCFRVVNAKGELAGAFAFGGESVQAQLLEADGIEVIDGKVDLKKYGI; translated from the coding sequence ATGAGAACGCGAGAAGAAGTTTTGCAGTATGCGCTATCTTTCCCGAATGTGTATGAAGAAAGACCATTTCGCGATCAGGGCTGGCAGCTGGTAAGAGTAAAAGGAAGTAAGAAAACATTTTTATGGATTTATGAAAGAAATGGATATGTTAATTTAAATGTTAAAGTTGATCCGCAGTGGAGAGATTTCTGGCGCAGTACTTATGCCTCTGTTATTGCAGGGTATCATCAGAATAAAGAACATTGGAATACCATCATTTTAGATGGTTCTATTCCTGAAAATGAGATTCAAAGAATGATTTCCGAGAGCTATGATCTGATTACGGACAGCCCGACAAAAAGAATCTATGAGGCAGTGAAAAAGATTCCCAAAGGTCATGTTGCGACTTATGGTAAAGTTGCAGAGCTGGCAGGAGATGCAAAGATGGCAAGAGCAGTTGGAAATGCGCTTCATAAGAATCCGGATCCGGAACATATTCCTTGCTTTCGTGTGGTCAATGCGAAAGGAGAATTAGCCGGTGCATTTGCCTTTGGAGGAGAAAGTGTGCAGGCACAATTGCTGGAAGCAGACGGGATTGAGGTAATCGATGGAAAAGTAGATTTAAAAAAATATGGGATATAA